The following is a genomic window from Crossiella equi.
ACACCAGCTTCAAGGTCAACTCGGGCTCGCTGTACGACACCGTGCAGACGCTGGTGCGGCACGGCTGGATCGAGCCGGTGGAGACGGCGCGGGAGGGCAGGCGGCCGGAGCGGACCGTCTACGCGCACACCGGGCTGGGGCAGCAGGAGTTCGTGCGCTGGGTGGACGAGCTCATCCGCACACCCGTCGCGGAGTACCCGAAGTTCATGGCGGCGGTGTCCTACCTCGGCGCGCTCGGCCCGGAGGGGGCGGCCGAGGCGCTGACCGCCCGCGCGGCACACCTGGCGGCCTCGATCGAGGAGACCCGGGCCGCTCTGGAGGAGACGGTCGGGCAGGTGCCCCGGCTGTTCATGATCGAGGTGGAGTGCGCGCTGCACGCCTGGGAGGCCGAGCTGGCCTGGACGCGGCGCACCGTTGAGGAGATCGGCACCGGTGCGCTGGCCTGGCCGCGGGGCTGGAGCTGGGACGGGGGAGCGGCATGAGCGCCGAGGTGGTCGTCGCCGGGGCGGGCCCGGCCGGGCTGTTGCTG
Proteins encoded in this region:
- a CDS encoding PadR family transcriptional regulator; translated protein: MAKRKISNTLALALLGLLQERPMHPYEMATTLRERNKDTSFKVNSGSLYDTVQTLVRHGWIEPVETAREGRRPERTVYAHTGLGQQEFVRWVDELIRTPVAEYPKFMAAVSYLGALGPEGAAEALTARAAHLAASIEETRAALEETVGQVPRLFMIEVECALHAWEAELAWTRRTVEEIGTGALAWPRGWSWDGGAA